The genome window CAGTGACCCGTGGCCTCGTCGAAGCGCAGCGCCGGGTCGGGAATCTCGAGCGGCAGCGCGCGCGCCTGCGGCACCGCCAGGTCGACGAACCATTGCCGCAGCTCGTCGTTCGATTTCTGCTTCACGCCCCAGGCCATGAGCGCGTCGTTGTGCACCGAGTCACCGTCCGGCGGCCCGAACATCATGAGCGTGGGCCACCACCAGCGATTCAACGCGTCCTGCGCCATGGCGCGCTGCGCCGGCGTGCCCTGGGCGAGCGCCCGCATGATCTCGTAGCCCTGCCGCTCGTGGAAGCGCTCCTCCTTGCAGATGCGCACCATCGCGCGCGCGTACGGCCCGTAGGAGCACTTGGTCAGCATGGTCTGGTTCAAGATGGCCGCGCCGTCGACCAGCCAGCCGATCGCGCCGATGTCGGCCCAGGTGAGCGTCGGGTAGTTGAAGATCGAGGAGTATTTCGCCTCGCCCTGGAGCAGCGCCTCGATCA of Myxococcota bacterium contains these proteins:
- the paaA gene encoding 1,2-phenylacetyl-CoA epoxidase subunit PaaA encodes the protein MTNAERERRFQARIDAGEKIEPKDWMPESYRRQLVRMMSQHAHSEIVGQLPEGNWITRAPSLRRKLGLLAKVQDEAGHGLYLYAAAETLGVSREDLIEALLQGEAKYSSIFNYPTLTWADIGAIGWLVDGAAILNQTMLTKCSYGPYARAMVRICKEERFHERQGYEIMRALAQGTPAQRAMAQDALNRWWWPTLMMFGPPDGDSVHNDALMAWGVKQKSNDELRQWFVDLAVPQARALPLEIPDPALRFDEATGHWQHGPIDWDEFWRVVRGGGICNRERLRARREADEEGRWVREAAEAYGEKQR